From the Natronogracilivirga saccharolytica genome, one window contains:
- a CDS encoding DUF58 domain-containing protein: MISKELFKKIRRIEIHTKGLVNEIFGGEYQSAFKGRGMTFSEVRPYQFGDDVRQIDWNVTARSQEPYIKIFEEEREQTLMLCVDISPSGQFGSGDRRKLDLVTELSAVLAFSAIKNNDKVGLLLFTDRIEKVVMPRKGRGHVLRLIRELLTTNPAGTGTDIAGAAGYLTKILKRRSIFILISDFQASGFEKQLRIANRKHDFAAIVIDDPLERELPELGLLPLHDAETGRIRIVDTSSEQVRIHYRKRRKNRLDRLRKLFIRYQIDSITLQTNESYIDPLISFFKLRLRRR; this comes from the coding sequence ATGATCTCCAAAGAGCTTTTTAAAAAAATACGACGCATCGAAATCCACACAAAAGGTCTTGTCAACGAGATTTTCGGTGGGGAGTACCAGTCGGCCTTCAAGGGACGCGGCATGACATTTTCCGAAGTGCGGCCTTATCAGTTCGGCGATGATGTGCGTCAGATCGACTGGAATGTCACGGCACGCAGCCAGGAGCCGTATATCAAAATTTTCGAAGAGGAGCGTGAGCAGACGCTGATGCTGTGCGTCGATATCTCTCCGAGCGGCCAGTTCGGAAGCGGAGACAGGCGTAAGCTGGATCTGGTCACCGAGCTGTCAGCCGTTCTGGCCTTCAGCGCCATCAAAAATAATGACAAGGTGGGCCTGCTCCTGTTCACCGACCGTATCGAAAAGGTGGTTATGCCACGCAAAGGCCGCGGACACGTGCTGCGTCTGATCCGGGAACTGCTGACAACCAATCCTGCCGGTACCGGCACCGATATTGCCGGCGCGGCCGGATATCTGACAAAAATTCTCAAACGTCGCTCCATTTTCATCCTCATCAGTGATTTTCAGGCATCGGGCTTCGAAAAGCAGCTGCGCATTGCCAACCGCAAACACGATTTTGCTGCCATAGTGATCGATGATCCGCTTGAGCGGGAACTGCCCGAGCTGGGCCTTCTGCCGCTGCATGATGCGGAAACCGGGCGGATTCGCATCGTTGATACCTCCAGCGAACAGGTCCGCATCCACTATCGGAAGCGCCGGAAGAACCGCCTGGATCGGCTCAGAAAACTGTTTATCCGATATCAGATAGATTCCATTACATTGCAAACCAATGAGTCGTATATTGACCCGCTGATATCCTTTTTCAAACTCCGGCTGCGGCGCCGGTGA
- the ald gene encoding alanine dehydrogenase: protein MLIGVPKEIKSHESRVALLPSGALGLIRHGHEVIVEAGAGAGSGFPDEAYEKNGARIVSDVEKLWADAEMIMKVKEPVGPEYKRMREGQIVFTFFHFAASEELTKAVMDSGCIAIAYETVENPDRSLPLLVPMSEVAGRMSVQQGAKYLEKAQGGRGVLLSGIPGVKPGNVLVLGGGIVGVNAAKMAAGMGANVTIMDISLPRLRYLDDIMPRNVTTIYSSEANIREMLPNLDLVIGGVLIPGAKAPKLITRDMLKTMRPGSVLVDVAIDQGGCIETAKPTTHDNPIYTVDDVIHYCVANMPGAVPYTSTVGLTNATTPYAVEIANHGWKKALRKYPELIPGLNVAYGDITHKDVAGAFDLDWKPVEEFIN from the coding sequence ATGCTTATCGGAGTACCCAAAGAAATTAAATCACATGAAAGCAGAGTGGCGCTGCTGCCATCCGGTGCACTCGGATTGATTCGCCATGGTCATGAAGTCATTGTAGAAGCCGGCGCGGGTGCCGGAAGCGGATTTCCAGATGAAGCCTACGAAAAAAACGGAGCCAGAATTGTTTCGGATGTCGAGAAGCTCTGGGCAGATGCCGAAATGATCATGAAAGTGAAGGAGCCGGTCGGACCCGAGTACAAGCGCATGCGCGAAGGGCAGATCGTCTTCACCTTTTTCCATTTTGCCGCCAGTGAAGAGCTTACAAAGGCCGTCATGGATTCCGGCTGCATCGCTATCGCCTACGAAACCGTAGAAAATCCTGATCGTTCGCTGCCGCTGCTGGTTCCCATGAGTGAGGTGGCCGGACGGATGTCCGTACAGCAGGGTGCGAAGTATCTTGAAAAAGCCCAGGGCGGACGCGGAGTGCTGCTCAGTGGTATCCCCGGTGTGAAACCCGGCAACGTCCTTGTCCTTGGCGGCGGTATTGTGGGTGTAAACGCCGCAAAAATGGCTGCAGGAATGGGGGCCAATGTCACTATCATGGATATCAGCCTGCCCAGGCTGCGCTATCTTGATGATATCATGCCGCGAAATGTAACCACCATATACTCCTCGGAAGCCAATATCCGTGAAATGCTTCCCAATCTGGATCTGGTGATCGGCGGTGTGCTTATTCCCGGCGCCAAAGCGCCCAAACTGATAACCCGCGACATGCTCAAGACCATGCGTCCGGGCTCAGTCCTGGTCGATGTCGCCATCGACCAGGGAGGCTGCATCGAAACGGCCAAACCGACAACACATGACAATCCCATTTATACGGTGGATGATGTCATCCATTACTGTGTCGCCAACATGCCGGGTGCGGTTCCCTACACCTCGACGGTCGGACTGACCAACGCGACTACCCCGTATGCGGTCGAGATTGCCAACCACGGCTGGAAGAAAGCGCTGAGGAAATATCCAGAGCTCATACCCGGGCTGAATGTCGCTTACGGCGATATCACACATAAAGATGTTGCCGGCGCATTTGATCTGGATTGGAAGCCTGTTGAGGAGTTCATCAACTGA
- a CDS encoding ABC transporter permease, with protein sequence MNFKWFLAYRYFRGRTTGSAFLSFIKIMAVAGVAIGSAGLLIALSIVHGFSSVIQEKILGYGTHISISTYADDPLYRSDTLAVYLQDIPGVDDSQAVIYSQGMVQTRDFAEGTFIKGVDRDGDLSNIRQYIRDGEYNLGPNEEGLPGAVIGARLARNLDASPGSVITAYAIRGMPTPLNLPQIQQFHVSGIYHTGIDQFDDVLMLVDVDYARGLFEMPPPRATQVDLRVADLDEIEKVSALLSDRLPFPYYTETIYERYRSIFAWINLQEQTIPFVIAVMIIVAAFNLIGTVLIMVLERTRDIGILKTMGANDKSVRSIFLIEGIIVGIAGLLIGIFLSLAFYVIQDTWQVIPLPEESYYMTAAPVQPRWFDFVLVSTITLILCALASWLPARVAARLNPLSVISYGR encoded by the coding sequence ATGAATTTTAAATGGTTTCTTGCATACCGTTACTTTCGCGGCCGCACCACTGGCAGCGCCTTTCTTTCATTTATCAAGATCATGGCTGTTGCAGGCGTTGCTATCGGATCGGCCGGACTGCTCATTGCACTGTCAATCGTGCACGGATTCAGTTCGGTGATCCAGGAAAAAATCCTCGGTTACGGAACACATATTTCCATATCGACCTATGCCGATGACCCGCTCTACCGCAGCGATACTCTTGCGGTTTATCTGCAAGATATTCCGGGCGTCGATGACAGTCAGGCGGTAATCTACTCCCAGGGGATGGTGCAAACCCGCGACTTCGCCGAGGGCACCTTTATCAAAGGCGTTGACCGTGACGGTGACTTGTCCAATATCCGTCAATACATACGCGACGGAGAGTACAATCTGGGGCCGAATGAGGAAGGTCTGCCCGGCGCCGTGATCGGCGCCCGGCTGGCCCGCAACCTCGATGCCTCACCCGGCAGCGTAATAACCGCCTATGCCATCAGAGGCATGCCGACGCCGCTCAACCTTCCGCAAATACAGCAGTTTCATGTATCGGGTATCTATCATACCGGCATAGATCAGTTTGATGATGTGCTGATGCTGGTTGACGTTGACTATGCCCGCGGGCTGTTCGAAATGCCCCCGCCAAGAGCGACCCAGGTGGACCTGCGTGTTGCTGATCTGGACGAAATTGAGAAAGTCAGCGCTCTGCTCAGTGACAGGCTGCCGTTTCCCTATTATACCGAAACCATTTACGAACGCTACAGGAGCATTTTTGCCTGGATCAACCTTCAGGAGCAAACGATTCCTTTTGTCATTGCCGTGATGATTATTGTGGCGGCATTCAACCTCATCGGAACCGTGCTTATCATGGTGCTGGAACGGACGCGGGACATAGGCATTCTTAAGACCATGGGGGCAAACGACAAAAGTGTCCGTTCGATCTTCCTGATTGAGGGGATTATCGTGGGTATTGCCGGACTGCTGATCGGAATTTTTCTGTCACTGGCGTTCTATGTGATCCAGGATACATGGCAGGTCATTCCACTGCCTGAGGAGAGTTACTACATGACTGCAGCACCAGTGCAGCCGCGATGGTTCGACTTTGTGTTAGTCAGCACCATCACACTGATTCTGTGCGCTCTTGCATCCTGGCTTCCGGCACGGGTTGCCGCCAGACTGAACCCCCTCTCTGTGATATCATACGGGCGCTGA
- the lysS gene encoding lysine--tRNA ligase: MQETELSLTEQARIRREKLDEIRKMGLDPYPHDFETDHHAEEIRNTPELLDGEEAERKRVRIAGRIMTRRIMGKAAFFNLQDESGTIQVYIRRDDVGTDIYNTLFKKLIDIGDIVGVSGFVFKTRTGELTVHAESFELLTKTLRPLPVAKEVEDEQGNKVTYDAFADKEHRYRQRYLDLIVNPEVRGVFEKRSRMIREMRNYMADMGYLEVETPILQPVYGGAAARPFETHHNALDMTLFLRIANELYLKRLIIGGYEGVFEFAKDFRNEGMSRFHNPEFTQVELYVAYKDYDWMMGFVEQMIEHVVKALHGTTKITVGKNEIDFKAPWARIPMLDAIAQETGKDLSGMDEDAIRKTARELGVPVDETMGKGKLIDEIFGEKVEAKLVQPTFITDYPIEMSPLAKKHRSKEGLVERFELICNGKELCNAFTELNDPVDQRQRLEEQARLRSEGDDEAMVVDEDFLKALEYGMPPTAGLGIGIDRLAMILTNQESIRDVLFFPHMRPE; encoded by the coding sequence ATGCAAGAAACCGAGCTCAGTCTGACCGAACAGGCACGCATCCGCCGGGAAAAACTGGATGAAATCCGCAAAATGGGTCTGGATCCCTATCCCCATGATTTTGAAACGGATCATCATGCCGAAGAAATCCGGAATACCCCGGAACTTCTTGACGGCGAAGAGGCTGAGCGGAAACGGGTACGCATTGCCGGACGCATCATGACCCGCCGCATCATGGGCAAAGCGGCTTTTTTCAATCTGCAGGACGAGTCCGGAACCATTCAGGTCTATATTCGCCGGGATGATGTGGGTACAGATATCTATAATACCCTTTTCAAAAAGCTGATTGACATCGGTGATATTGTCGGTGTGAGCGGATTTGTTTTCAAGACCCGGACCGGTGAACTTACGGTTCACGCCGAGTCCTTTGAGCTGCTGACCAAAACACTTCGCCCCCTTCCGGTGGCCAAGGAAGTTGAGGATGAGCAGGGCAACAAGGTCACCTACGACGCTTTTGCGGACAAAGAGCACCGCTACCGTCAGCGCTACCTTGATCTTATTGTCAACCCGGAGGTTCGCGGCGTATTCGAAAAGCGGTCCAGAATGATCCGTGAAATGCGCAACTACATGGCAGACATGGGTTATCTGGAGGTGGAAACGCCCATCCTGCAGCCGGTTTACGGCGGTGCCGCCGCGCGCCCGTTTGAGACGCATCACAACGCGCTGGACATGACCCTGTTTCTGCGGATAGCAAACGAGCTGTACCTCAAACGGCTCATCATCGGCGGCTACGAGGGTGTCTTTGAGTTTGCGAAGGACTTCCGCAATGAGGGAATGAGCCGCTTCCACAATCCGGAATTCACACAGGTGGAGCTGTATGTTGCCTACAAGGACTATGACTGGATGATGGGCTTCGTGGAGCAGATGATCGAGCATGTGGTCAAAGCCCTGCACGGAACCACCAAAATCACCGTCGGGAAGAATGAAATTGACTTCAAGGCTCCCTGGGCCCGCATCCCGATGCTGGATGCCATCGCTCAGGAAACCGGGAAGGACCTCTCCGGGATGGATGAGGATGCCATCCGTAAAACCGCACGTGAACTCGGCGTTCCGGTGGATGAGACGATGGGCAAAGGCAAGCTGATTGACGAAATTTTCGGCGAAAAAGTGGAGGCCAAACTTGTTCAGCCTACATTCATAACCGACTACCCGATCGAAATGAGTCCGCTCGCGAAAAAGCACCGCTCAAAAGAAGGGCTGGTGGAGCGGTTTGAGCTGATCTGCAACGGCAAGGAACTTTGCAATGCCTTCACCGAGCTCAATGACCCCGTGGATCAGCGGCAGCGTCTTGAAGAACAGGCCAGACTGCGGTCTGAAGGTGATGATGAAGCGATGGTGGTGGATGAAGACTTTCTCAAGGCGCTTGAATACGGCATGCCGCCGACGGCCGGACTGGGAATCGGCATTGACCGGCTTGCGATGATCCTGACCAATCAGGAGTCGATCCGGGATGTGCTCTTTTTCCCGCATATGCGGCCGGAGTGA
- a CDS encoding 4'-phosphopantetheinyl transferase family protein produces the protein MEWLVHTHVPVAFPPGCILMAVGGEPGKDRPAGADPVQVLSRLIDRQGLDSGSFKLRKMDTGKPFGLVNGENIGIGISHCSSLLVCGIHTSGEIGLDVEPAGRTLHPRLRERICHPEEEEMLPDDLCCIRMWTIKEAALKFLGTGLRLAMSKIRLDMLDENRFRAETGVDTLEIFSFLFREHWIAVALKEKENQEV, from the coding sequence GTGGAGTGGTTAGTTCATACCCATGTGCCGGTTGCTTTTCCGCCCGGATGCATCCTGATGGCTGTGGGTGGCGAACCCGGAAAAGACCGGCCTGCCGGTGCCGACCCCGTTCAGGTGCTGTCCCGGCTCATTGACAGGCAGGGACTCGATTCCGGCTCGTTTAAGCTCAGGAAAATGGATACGGGCAAACCATTCGGTCTTGTGAACGGAGAGAATATCGGCATCGGGATTTCACACTGCAGCTCGCTGCTGGTTTGCGGCATTCACACCAGCGGCGAGATCGGACTGGATGTGGAACCTGCCGGGCGAACACTCCATCCGCGCCTGCGCGAGCGCATATGCCATCCGGAGGAAGAGGAAATGCTGCCTGATGATCTGTGCTGCATTCGCATGTGGACCATCAAAGAGGCGGCCCTGAAATTCCTGGGAACGGGCCTTCGTCTGGCCATGAGCAAAATCAGACTCGATATGCTGGATGAGAACAGGTTCCGGGCTGAAACCGGGGTGGATACCCTCGAAATCTTTTCGTTTCTTTTCAGGGAGCACTGGATTGCAGTGGCACTGAAAGAAAAGGAAAATCAGGAGGTATGA
- the amrB gene encoding AmmeMemoRadiSam system protein B encodes MIHDHFVCERKLPFTNEELKERMASMPYCGQDGLRMLFLPPRMTTQNADEFCFVYRQIMDTDYDTIVIIEPDSWHAKRKIQLLAGRSVETPSGPVPLDERLRDDFCDEEDDFYIREDADVTHLGFFDHLQMLQLTQNDFSVVGMQLMDESPPIVQELTFVLKEIMPFKNGLIVFCCEMPAQYQDTFDKLTRAISEENDTRLNNLIYSGESHIHGAGVFLSGVMAARYREREIRFYRTSSGNPDDNLLSAHAGFPDR; translated from the coding sequence ATGATACACGATCATTTTGTCTGCGAACGCAAGCTCCCCTTCACAAATGAAGAGTTGAAGGAGCGGATGGCGTCAATGCCTTACTGCGGTCAGGACGGCCTGCGCATGCTTTTTCTCCCGCCACGCATGACCACTCAGAATGCGGATGAGTTCTGCTTTGTCTACCGTCAGATCATGGATACGGATTACGATACCATAGTGATTATCGAGCCGGACTCATGGCATGCAAAGCGAAAAATTCAGCTTCTTGCAGGGAGAAGTGTTGAGACGCCGTCCGGGCCGGTTCCGCTGGATGAGCGGCTGAGAGACGATTTTTGCGATGAAGAAGATGATTTTTATATCCGTGAAGATGCGGATGTGACCCATCTGGGATTCTTCGATCATCTGCAGATGCTTCAGCTGACGCAAAATGACTTTAGTGTGGTTGGCATGCAGCTCATGGATGAATCGCCGCCGATTGTTCAGGAACTGACCTTTGTCCTGAAGGAGATCATGCCATTTAAAAACGGATTGATCGTATTCTGTTGTGAAATGCCGGCACAGTATCAGGATACCTTCGATAAGCTGACCAGGGCCATATCCGAAGAAAATGACACACGACTGAATAATCTGATATACAGCGGCGAGTCCCACATACACGGAGCCGGCGTTTTTCTCTCCGGAGTGATGGCGGCACGATATCGCGAACGGGAAATCCGATTTTACCGGACATCATCCGGCAATCCGGATGACAACCTGCTTTCCGCCCATGCCGGTTTCCCAGACAGATAA
- a CDS encoding Rossmann-like and DUF2520 domain-containing protein: MTPLESSKQRFPGGISIIGTGRLGSSLALRLHSKGYTIKSLYSRNPESCERIADKVDAGICNTFPLKRSDLGDLVFLCLPDNQISRFAYDVAQQIYGDQDPGEYNPDKRKGAGGNGNYLHPAWIHTSGALPAEVLKPLSDKGAGTASFHPIQTFTSGNQEAAFEQCFITLQGNAGLCADLKLLVRAIGARPLPVDRDQKSAVHLGAVFVCNFLAPLFDASQQVLTASGNNVRAREIFRPLVEQTVKGLLENPPEEVLTGPVMRGDTKTIEKHIELLAGNPEALRLYRELGQAALRVAKRVDGRDDSRDSELESWLNEEE, translated from the coding sequence ATGACACCACTTGAATCCAGCAAACAGCGCTTTCCCGGAGGCATATCCATCATAGGCACAGGACGTCTCGGGTCGTCTCTTGCCCTGCGGCTCCACAGCAAGGGATACACCATTAAAAGTCTCTACAGCCGGAACCCCGAATCATGTGAACGTATTGCAGATAAGGTTGATGCCGGGATATGCAACACCTTTCCGCTGAAACGGTCGGATCTGGGAGATCTGGTTTTTTTGTGTCTGCCGGATAATCAGATATCACGTTTTGCGTATGACGTTGCACAGCAAATCTACGGGGATCAGGATCCCGGCGAATATAACCCGGACAAGCGCAAGGGGGCGGGCGGAAACGGAAACTATCTGCATCCCGCCTGGATACACACTTCAGGTGCTCTGCCGGCTGAGGTACTGAAGCCTCTTTCGGATAAAGGGGCGGGAACCGCATCATTTCACCCGATTCAAACATTTACCTCCGGAAACCAGGAAGCGGCTTTTGAACAGTGTTTTATTACGCTGCAGGGTAATGCCGGACTGTGTGCTGACTTGAAGCTGTTGGTCCGTGCCATCGGTGCACGGCCACTACCCGTTGATCGTGATCAGAAATCTGCAGTCCATCTTGGTGCGGTATTCGTCTGCAATTTCTTGGCGCCGCTTTTTGATGCATCACAGCAGGTGCTTACTGCAAGCGGAAACAATGTCCGGGCCCGGGAGATTTTCCGTCCGCTGGTTGAGCAGACGGTCAAGGGGCTGCTTGAGAATCCGCCCGAAGAGGTTCTGACCGGACCTGTTATGCGTGGTGATACCAAAACCATCGAAAAGCATATTGAACTGCTCGCCGGCAACCCGGAGGCGCTGCGTTTGTACCGCGAACTGGGACAGGCTGCCCTGAGGGTCGCAAAGCGGGTAGACGGCAGGGATGATTCCCGCGACAGTGAACTTGAAAGCTGGCTGAACGAAGAAGAATGA
- a CDS encoding MGMT family protein, translated as MTAGGNKKNGSGKDFYERVFEVVARIPEGKVTTYGAIARHLGTGGSARLVGWALNSTLSEEKAGTNEGQTMLPCHRVVNRNGELTGKAWFGGDVMEDLLRSEGVRFDPDGSVDMSRHYWEP; from the coding sequence ATGACTGCAGGCGGAAATAAAAAAAATGGTTCCGGGAAGGATTTTTACGAGCGCGTTTTTGAAGTGGTAGCGCGCATACCCGAAGGCAAAGTAACGACATACGGCGCCATTGCCCGGCATCTGGGTACGGGTGGCAGTGCCCGGCTGGTGGGATGGGCATTGAACAGCACCCTGTCGGAAGAAAAAGCCGGAACAAATGAAGGGCAAACCATGCTGCCTTGTCACAGGGTTGTGAACCGCAACGGTGAACTGACCGGCAAAGCCTGGTTTGGCGGTGATGTAATGGAGGATCTGCTCAGATCTGAGGGGGTGCGCTTTGATCCGGACGGCAGCGTTGATATGTCACGGCATTACTGGGAACCTTGA
- a CDS encoding 7-carboxy-7-deazaguanine synthase QueE, whose translation MPASLSTTSSRNTGNKERSDWKLTAYPVMEHFYTIQGEGAHAGQAAYFIRLAGCDVGCWWCDVQESWDASVHPEIAAEELVDAACESGSSIVVITGGEPLMHDLTALTEGLHEAGLQIHLETSGSSPLTGHIDWVTLSPKRFKEPLVEIFPHVDELKVVVLTRKDLIYAEKNAAECPAGTLKMLQPEWDTPESVPLIVKYVKENPDWRISLQTHKLLNVP comes from the coding sequence ATGCCTGCATCATTGAGCACGACCTCATCCCGCAATACCGGAAACAAGGAGCGGTCAGACTGGAAGCTGACGGCTTATCCCGTCATGGAGCACTTTTATACGATTCAGGGCGAAGGAGCCCATGCAGGTCAGGCCGCGTATTTCATTCGCCTGGCCGGATGTGATGTCGGATGCTGGTGGTGCGATGTACAGGAAAGCTGGGATGCATCGGTTCACCCGGAAATTGCTGCGGAAGAGCTGGTTGATGCCGCCTGTGAATCAGGCAGTTCAATTGTCGTCATAACCGGAGGAGAACCGCTGATGCACGACCTGACGGCTTTGACTGAAGGCCTTCACGAGGCGGGACTGCAGATTCACCTTGAAACCAGCGGCTCCTCGCCGCTGACGGGCCATATCGACTGGGTTACATTGTCACCCAAAAGGTTCAAGGAACCGCTCGTGGAGATTTTTCCGCACGTAGATGAATTGAAAGTGGTGGTGCTCACGCGTAAAGATCTCATTTATGCAGAAAAAAACGCGGCTGAATGTCCTGCCGGCACCCTGAAAATGCTTCAGCCGGAGTGGGACACCCCGGAGTCGGTTCCGCTTATCGTCAAATACGTCAAGGAAAATCCTGACTGGCGGATCAGCCTGCAAACACACAAACTCCTGAATGTACCCTGA
- a CDS encoding phosphoribosylaminoimidazolesuccinocarboxamide synthase, translated as MSQTEYSQNLLDHCINETDASGRLPDYRGKVRDIYNLPDNQMAIVVTDRISAFDHIFPEAIPFKGQLLNLIAWHNFKAIQPVCPHHVLDVPHPNVTIARRCDPLPVEVVVRGYLAGHAWRVYDQGGRTLCGKKLPEGLRRNEALPEPLITPTTKATRGHDEDISEDEIISGGLVHPDRWEEIRRVSLSLFDQGSEMAAQKGLILVDTKYEFGISNNELVLIDEVHTPDSSRYFYADEYEKRLAEDAPQKQLSKEFLREWLIENRHHENLDNQLPRLPDDLRISIYERYRELYEKLTGTSFEPTPTPGFNAFLADLLAWYDRK; from the coding sequence GTGAGCCAGACCGAGTACAGCCAGAACCTGCTTGACCACTGCATTAACGAAACCGATGCCTCCGGACGCCTCCCGGATTACCGCGGCAAAGTCCGGGATATTTACAATCTCCCGGATAATCAGATGGCGATCGTGGTTACCGACCGCATATCTGCTTTTGATCACATTTTTCCGGAAGCCATACCTTTCAAAGGGCAGTTGCTGAATCTGATCGCATGGCATAACTTCAAGGCAATACAGCCTGTCTGTCCCCATCATGTGCTGGATGTCCCCCATCCCAACGTCACTATTGCACGCAGATGCGATCCCCTGCCGGTGGAGGTTGTCGTCAGGGGATACCTGGCCGGACACGCATGGCGGGTCTACGATCAAGGCGGCAGAACACTTTGCGGAAAAAAACTTCCGGAGGGGCTTCGCAGGAATGAGGCACTTCCGGAACCGCTGATCACGCCCACAACAAAAGCAACCCGCGGACATGATGAAGATATTTCCGAAGATGAGATCATTTCCGGAGGACTCGTGCATCCCGACCGGTGGGAAGAGATCAGACGTGTATCACTTTCCCTGTTTGATCAGGGTTCAGAAATGGCAGCACAAAAGGGACTGATCCTGGTTGATACCAAATATGAATTCGGTATCAGCAACAACGAGCTTGTACTTATCGATGAGGTACACACTCCGGATTCATCGCGCTATTTCTATGCGGATGAATATGAAAAACGGCTGGCTGAAGATGCACCCCAGAAACAGCTTTCAAAAGAGTTTCTCAGGGAGTGGCTGATTGAGAACAGGCACCACGAGAATCTTGACAATCAACTGCCCCGGCTGCCGGATGATTTGCGGATTTCGATCTATGAGCGGTATCGCGAGCTCTATGAAAAACTGACCGGCACATCGTTTGAACCGACCCCTACTCCCGGTTTCAATGCCTTTCTCGCGGATCTGCTGGCATGGTATGACCGCAAGTGA
- a CDS encoding LacI family DNA-binding transcriptional regulator, translated as MAKKHTIYDVARIANVAISTVSRVLNGSPYVSNDTKERVQKAIDQLDFRPQVNARKLARQEAQIIAVALPTFTTPFFNEVLKGVKDKIKDTDLDFIIYNTGSDNPEETLKTFLDRGIPDALIIFSINLDEDTRKRLLNAGIPVVLVGFKHEDFNYLYWNNYKGGYLAGEHLIKEGYQKIGMVRSHSKSPVADSRENGFRDVLVKYNLPLDENFFVKGITKKHSGYSEEAGYESVQIMRERGGLPEAIFCTNDAQAIGVIHALDELNLRIPDDIAVMGYDNIKTAQYLGLSTIDQQMYEVGTEAISRITKMIKDKDRSLVQKEIEPKLIVRKSTRKP; from the coding sequence ATGGCAAAAAAACATACAATCTATGATGTGGCTCGCATAGCCAATGTGGCTATTTCCACCGTATCGCGGGTTTTGAACGGATCGCCCTACGTTTCCAATGACACCAAAGAGCGTGTCCAGAAGGCAATTGACCAGCTGGATTTCAGACCGCAGGTCAATGCCCGCAAATTAGCCCGGCAGGAAGCCCAGATCATTGCAGTAGCATTGCCTACGTTTACAACGCCTTTTTTCAATGAGGTCCTCAAAGGGGTCAAGGATAAGATAAAGGACACCGACCTTGATTTTATCATCTACAACACCGGCTCTGACAATCCCGAAGAGACACTGAAGACATTTCTTGACCGGGGCATTCCGGATGCACTCATCATCTTTTCAATCAATCTGGATGAAGATACCAGAAAACGCCTGCTGAATGCCGGCATCCCGGTGGTGCTTGTTGGATTCAAGCACGAAGATTTCAATTACCTGTACTGGAACAATTACAAGGGCGGTTATCTGGCCGGGGAGCATCTGATCAAGGAAGGGTATCAGAAAATCGGAATGGTCCGGTCGCACAGCAAATCTCCTGTTGCCGACTCCAGGGAAAACGGATTCCGCGATGTGCTGGTCAAATACAACCTCCCTCTGGATGAGAACTTTTTTGTAAAGGGTATCACCAAAAAGCACTCCGGTTACAGCGAGGAAGCCGGCTACGAATCGGTTCAGATCATGCGTGAGCGCGGCGGGTTACCGGAAGCTATCTTTTGCACCAACGATGCCCAGGCGATCGGGGTCATCCACGCGCTGGATGAGCTGAACCTGCGCATTCCCGATGATATCGCCGTAATGGGATATGACAATATAAAAACTGCCCAATATCTTGGCCTTTCCACCATAGATCAGCAGATGTATGAAGTAGGCACCGAGGCCATCTCCCGAATAACAAAAATGATCAAGGACAAAGACCGGTCGCTCGTTCAGAAAGAGATCGAGCCCAAACTAATTGTCCGAAAATCAACCCGCAAACCGTGA